A region of Streptomyces sp. NBC_01788 DNA encodes the following proteins:
- a CDS encoding DUF397 domain-containing protein, producing MNPRQDTGDRGQLVWRKSSYSGSGGGNCVEVAETVGQVVVRDSKNMRGAKVHVSREAWGAFLPYSGGCAVC from the coding sequence ATGAACCCGCGGCAGGACACCGGCGACCGTGGTCAGTTGGTGTGGCGGAAGAGCAGCTACAGCGGCTCGGGCGGCGGTAACTGCGTTGAGGTCGCCGAGACGGTCGGCCAGGTCGTCGTACGGGACTCGAAGAACATGAGGGGTGCCAAGGTGCATGTCAGCCGGGAGGCCTGGGGTGCCTTCCTGCCCTACTCCGGGGGTTGCGCGGTCTGCTGA
- a CDS encoding amidohydrolase family protein: MSDRAVLHVKGRVLVGPDDDQVRDELWVVDGRISYDRPAGASDVRTVEGWVLPGLVDAHCHVGLDEHGPVPDDVSEKQALNDRDAGTLLLRDAGSPSDTRWIDEREDLPKIIRAGRHIARTRRYIRNYAWEIEPEDLVAYVAQEARRGDGWVKLVGDWIDRDLGDLSACWPREAVEAAIAEAHRLGARVTAHCFAEDSLRDLVEAGIDCIEHATGLTEDLIPLFAERGVAIVPTLVNIATFPRLADGGETKFPRWSAHMRRLHERRYDTVRDAYDAGIPVYVGTDAGGSLPHGLAAAEVAELVKAGIPPLQALSATTWAARAWLGRPGLTEGAPADLVVYDEDPRADVRVLAAPRRVVLNGRVAG; encoded by the coding sequence ATGAGCGATCGCGCGGTGCTGCACGTGAAGGGTCGGGTGCTCGTCGGCCCGGACGACGATCAGGTCCGGGACGAGCTGTGGGTGGTCGACGGCCGGATCTCCTACGACCGTCCCGCCGGCGCCTCCGATGTGAGGACCGTCGAGGGCTGGGTGCTGCCCGGCCTGGTCGACGCGCACTGCCACGTGGGCCTCGACGAGCACGGACCGGTGCCCGACGACGTCTCGGAGAAGCAGGCGCTCAACGACCGCGACGCGGGCACCCTCCTCCTGCGGGACGCGGGTTCGCCCTCGGACACCCGCTGGATCGACGAGCGCGAGGACCTGCCGAAGATCATCCGTGCGGGCCGCCACATCGCCCGCACCCGCCGCTACATCCGCAACTACGCCTGGGAGATCGAACCGGAGGACCTGGTCGCCTATGTCGCCCAGGAGGCCCGGCGCGGCGACGGCTGGGTGAAGCTGGTCGGCGACTGGATCGACCGCGACCTCGGCGACCTTTCGGCCTGCTGGCCGCGCGAGGCGGTCGAGGCGGCGATAGCGGAGGCCCACCGCCTGGGCGCGCGTGTGACGGCCCACTGTTTCGCGGAGGACTCCCTGCGTGACCTGGTCGAGGCGGGCATCGACTGCATCGAGCACGCCACGGGCCTGACCGAGGACCTGATCCCGCTCTTCGCCGAACGCGGTGTCGCGATCGTCCCCACCCTCGTCAACATCGCCACCTTCCCCCGTCTCGCCGACGGTGGCGAGACCAAGTTCCCGCGCTGGTCGGCGCATATGCGCCGGCTGCACGAGCGCCGCTACGACACGGTCCGGGACGCCTACGACGCCGGCATCCCGGTCTACGTCGGCACCGACGCCGGCGGCTCCCTGCCCCACGGCCTGGCGGCGGCCGAGGTCGCCGAACTGGTCAAGGCCGGCATCCCGCCCCTTCAGGCCCTCTCCGCGACCACCTGGGCCGCCCGCGCCTGGCTCGGCCGCCCCGGCCTGACCGAGGGCGCCCCCGCCGACCTCGTCGTCTACGACGAGGACCCACGAGCGGACGTCCGCGTGCTGGCGGCGCCAAGGCGGGTGGTCCTGAACGGCAGGGTGGCCGGCTGA
- the cobJ gene encoding precorrin-3B C(17)-methyltransferase, translating to MIGLISATAAGAAARDRLAAAWPDRTRVYEGPVGDAVRAAFAECGQLVCFLATGAVVRLIAPLLGEKASDPGVVCVDEGGRFAVSLVGGHAGGANELARAVGEVLGAEPVVTTATDAVGLPGLDTLGLPVEGDVAGVSRALLDGEPVGLDAEVRWPLPPLPVAAEGAYTIRVTDRAAAPAGREVVLRPPTLVVGVGASRGAPVEEVLGLVEGVLAEAGLSAASLAELATVDAKAQEPGVVEAARRLGVPLVAYSAGELAAVDVPNPSRAPLAAVGTPSVAEAAALARGGELLVPKRKSERADGTPAMATCAVVRRPGRGRLAVVGLGPGARDLLTPRARAELRRASVLVGLDQYVDQVRDLLRPGTRILQSGLGAEEERARTAVAEARRGHAVALIGSGDAGVYAMASPALAEASDDIDVVGVPGVTAALAAGALLGAPLGHDHVSISLSDLHTPWEVIERRVRAAAEADLVVTFYNPRSRGRDWQLPKALMVLAEHREPATPVGVVRNASRPDESSRVTTLATLDPETVDMMTVVTVGNTATREIAGRMVTPRGYRWQASGEEPK from the coding sequence GTGATCGGCCTCATTTCCGCCACGGCGGCGGGCGCGGCTGCGCGGGACCGGCTGGCCGCGGCCTGGCCGGACCGTACCCGGGTGTACGAAGGGCCCGTCGGGGACGCCGTACGGGCCGCCTTCGCCGAGTGCGGGCAGCTGGTGTGCTTCCTGGCGACGGGGGCGGTCGTACGGCTGATCGCGCCGCTGCTGGGCGAGAAGGCCTCCGATCCCGGAGTGGTGTGCGTCGACGAGGGCGGCCGGTTCGCGGTGTCCCTGGTCGGCGGGCACGCGGGCGGGGCGAACGAACTGGCCCGCGCGGTGGGCGAGGTGCTGGGCGCGGAGCCGGTCGTGACGACCGCGACGGACGCCGTGGGACTGCCCGGTCTCGACACGCTCGGCCTTCCGGTGGAGGGCGATGTCGCCGGGGTCTCGCGGGCGCTGCTCGACGGGGAGCCGGTCGGTCTTGACGCGGAGGTGCGCTGGCCGCTGCCGCCACTGCCGGTCGCCGCCGAGGGCGCGTACACGATCCGGGTCACCGACCGTGCCGCCGCGCCCGCCGGACGGGAGGTGGTCCTGCGGCCGCCGACGCTGGTCGTGGGCGTCGGCGCGTCCAGGGGCGCGCCCGTCGAGGAGGTGCTGGGCCTGGTCGAGGGCGTGCTCGCGGAGGCCGGGCTGTCCGCGGCGTCGCTCGCCGAACTGGCCACGGTCGACGCCAAGGCGCAGGAGCCCGGCGTCGTCGAGGCGGCCCGGCGGCTCGGGGTGCCCCTGGTGGCGTACTCCGCCGGGGAGTTGGCGGCGGTCGACGTGCCCAACCCGTCGCGGGCGCCGCTCGCCGCCGTCGGCACCCCCTCCGTCGCGGAGGCCGCCGCGCTCGCGCGCGGGGGCGAACTCCTCGTGCCCAAGCGGAAGTCGGAGCGCGCCGATGGGACGCCCGCGATGGCCACCTGCGCGGTCGTACGGCGGCCGGGGCGCGGTCGGCTCGCGGTCGTCGGGTTGGGTCCCGGCGCCCGGGACCTCCTCACGCCGCGCGCGCGGGCGGAGTTGCGGCGTGCCTCCGTTCTCGTGGGGCTCGACCAGTATGTCGACCAGGTCCGCGACCTGCTGCGGCCCGGCACCCGCATCCTCCAGTCGGGTCTCGGCGCGGAGGAGGAGCGGGCGCGCACGGCGGTCGCCGAGGCCCGGCGCGGGCATGCCGTCGCGCTGATCGGCAGCGGCGACGCGGGGGTGTACGCGATGGCCTCGCCCGCGCTGGCCGAAGCGTCCGACGACATCGACGTCGTCGGGGTCCCCGGCGTCACGGCCGCCCTCGCCGCGGGCGCCCTTCTCGGCGCCCCCCTGGGCCACGACCATGTCTCGATCAGCCTCTCCGATCTGCACACCCCCTGGGAGGTCATCGAGCGGCGGGTGCGGGCGGCGGCCGAGGCGGACCTCGTCGTGACGTTCTACAACCCCCGCTCCCGGGGCCGGGACTGGCAGCTGCCGAAGGCGCTGATGGTCCTGGCGGAGCACCGGGAGCCGGCGACGCCGGTCGGTGTCGTACGGAACGCGTCCCGGCCGGACGAGTCCAGCCGGGTGACGACGCTGGCCACGCTCGACCCGGAGACGGTCGACATGATGACGGTCGTGACCGTGGGCAACACCGCGACCCGAGAGATCGCGGGGCGCATGGTCACGCCGCGCGGCTACCGCTGGCAGGCGTCCGGGGAGGAGCCGAAGTGA
- the cobC gene encoding Rv2231c family pyridoxal phosphate-dependent protein CobC, producing the protein MRTEDAAGHDLRHHGDAEVRDDGAALVDLAVNVRTDAPPGWLRERIAASLTGLAAYPDGRAARAAVAARHGLPVERVLLTAGAAEAFVLLARALKVRRPVVVHPQFTEPEAALRDAGHTVDRVLLRAQDGFRLDPAAVPEDADLVVVGNPTNPTSVLHPAASVAGLARPGRVLVVDEAFMDAVPGERESLAGRTDVPGLVVLRSLTKTWGLAGLRIGYVLSSPEVIAELERAQPLWPVSTPALAAAVACVEPRALAEAEAAARRIAADRAHLVAALDSFAGHGVRVVRPAEGPFVLVRVPGAADVRRRLRGLGYAVRRGDTFPGLGGDWLRLAVRDRGTVDGFVRALGSALAPPTVP; encoded by the coding sequence ATGCGCACTGAGGACGCGGCCGGGCACGATCTGCGGCACCACGGGGACGCCGAGGTCCGCGACGACGGGGCGGCACTGGTGGACCTCGCCGTGAACGTGCGGACGGACGCGCCGCCGGGATGGCTGCGGGAGCGGATCGCCGCCTCGCTGACCGGTCTCGCCGCCTACCCGGACGGGCGGGCCGCGCGGGCGGCGGTGGCGGCGCGGCACGGGCTGCCGGTGGAGCGGGTGCTGCTGACGGCGGGCGCGGCGGAGGCGTTCGTGCTGCTGGCACGGGCGCTGAAGGTGCGGCGGCCGGTCGTCGTGCATCCGCAGTTCACCGAGCCGGAGGCGGCGCTGCGGGACGCGGGGCACACAGTGGACCGGGTGCTGCTGCGGGCACAGGACGGCTTCCGGCTCGATCCGGCGGCCGTCCCCGAGGACGCGGACCTGGTGGTGGTCGGCAACCCGACGAACCCGACATCGGTGCTGCATCCGGCCGCGTCCGTCGCCGGACTGGCCCGTCCGGGACGGGTGCTGGTGGTCGACGAGGCCTTCATGGACGCGGTGCCGGGCGAGCGGGAGTCGCTGGCGGGGCGGACGGACGTGCCCGGCCTCGTGGTACTGCGCAGCCTGACCAAGACGTGGGGTCTCGCGGGGCTGCGGATCGGCTACGTGTTGTCGTCGCCCGAGGTGATCGCCGAGCTGGAGCGTGCCCAGCCGCTGTGGCCGGTGTCCACTCCGGCGCTCGCGGCGGCGGTGGCGTGCGTGGAGCCGCGGGCGCTGGCCGAGGCGGAGGCCGCGGCCCGCCGTATCGCCGCGGACCGGGCCCACCTGGTGGCGGCCCTGGACTCCTTCGCGGGTCACGGGGTGCGGGTGGTGCGACCGGCCGAGGGCCCCTTCGTGCTGGTGCGCGTGCCGGGGGCGGCGGACGTACGGCGGCGGTTGCGCGGGCTGGGATACGCGGTACGGCGCGGGGACACGTTCCCCGGTCTTGGCGGGGACTGGCTGCGGCTGGCGGTGCGGGACAGGGGGACGGTGGACGGCTTCGTCCGTGCCCTGGGCTCGGCGCTGGCGCCGCCCACCGTTCCCTGA
- a CDS encoding precorrin-8X methylmutase translates to MNRVVHPIEQESFRRLRARLDTSHFAPLTRAVVERVVHSSADLEYASDLVMDEGELLTAHAALHAGAPVVADVEMVAAGITRRETVCRLKGARSGPGMTRSAHAIRLAYEDVGPGALWVIGCAPTALEELLKLNAAPALVIGLPVGFVGAAESKAALRESGLPAVSNVSEKGGSAVAAAALNALLYQPSSFESPEPLASLESLEETL, encoded by the coding sequence GTGAACCGTGTCGTCCACCCGATCGAGCAGGAGTCGTTCCGGCGGCTGCGCGCCCGCCTGGACACCTCGCACTTCGCGCCGCTGACGCGGGCGGTGGTGGAGCGGGTCGTTCATTCCTCCGCCGACCTGGAGTACGCGTCCGACCTCGTCATGGACGAGGGCGAGCTGCTGACGGCGCACGCCGCGCTGCACGCGGGGGCTCCCGTGGTCGCGGACGTGGAGATGGTGGCCGCCGGGATCACCCGGCGCGAGACCGTCTGCCGGCTCAAGGGCGCCAGGTCGGGTCCCGGGATGACCCGCTCCGCGCACGCGATCCGGCTGGCGTACGAGGACGTCGGCCCGGGCGCGCTCTGGGTGATCGGCTGCGCGCCGACCGCCCTGGAGGAGCTGCTGAAGCTGAACGCCGCCCCCGCGCTCGTCATCGGCCTGCCCGTCGGTTTCGTCGGGGCGGCCGAGTCCAAGGCCGCGTTGCGCGAGAGCGGGCTGCCCGCCGTGAGCAACGTGTCCGAGAAGGGCGGTTCGGCGGTCGCTGCGGCCGCGCTCAACGCCCTTCTGTACCAACCCAGTTCGTTTGAATCGCCTGAACCGCTCGCATCGCTTGAATCGCTCGAGGAGACCCTGTGA
- a CDS encoding sirohydrochlorin chelatase, whose protein sequence is MTTPPPPALLIAGHGTRDDAGAEAFRDFVRELGRRHPELPVAGGFIELSPPPLGEAVAELVERGVRRFAAVPLMLVSAGHAKGDIPAALAREKERHPGISYTYGRPLGPHPSLLRVLERRLDEAVDPSWDRSEVTVLLVGRGSTDPDANAEVHKAARLLWEGRGYAGVETAFVSLAAPDVPSGLDRCVKLGARRIVVLPYFLFTGILPDRVRRQTADWAAAHPETDVRSADVIGPEPELLDLVMERYEEAVKGDLRMNCDSCVYRIALPGFEDKVGLPQQPHFHPDDDGHGHGHHHHGGHSHSHAH, encoded by the coding sequence GTGACCACCCCGCCGCCGCCCGCTCTGCTCATCGCCGGTCACGGCACCCGGGACGACGCCGGAGCCGAGGCGTTCCGCGACTTCGTACGGGAGTTGGGGCGCCGTCACCCCGAACTGCCCGTCGCGGGCGGCTTCATCGAACTGTCCCCGCCGCCGCTGGGCGAGGCCGTCGCCGAGCTGGTGGAGCGGGGCGTACGCCGGTTCGCCGCCGTACCGCTGATGCTGGTGTCCGCAGGGCACGCCAAGGGCGACATTCCGGCGGCGCTGGCCCGTGAGAAGGAACGGCACCCGGGGATCTCGTACACCTACGGCCGGCCGCTGGGCCCGCACCCCTCACTTCTGCGGGTGCTGGAGCGGCGGCTGGACGAGGCGGTCGATCCGTCCTGGGACCGCTCCGAGGTGACGGTGCTGCTGGTCGGGCGCGGCTCGACCGACCCGGACGCCAACGCCGAGGTGCACAAGGCGGCGCGGCTGCTGTGGGAGGGACGTGGGTACGCGGGCGTGGAGACGGCGTTCGTGTCGCTCGCGGCGCCGGACGTGCCGAGCGGGCTCGACCGGTGCGTGAAGCTGGGCGCGCGGCGGATCGTCGTGCTGCCGTACTTCCTGTTCACGGGCATCCTGCCGGACCGCGTGCGGCGGCAGACGGCGGACTGGGCGGCGGCGCACCCGGAGACCGATGTGCGCTCGGCGGACGTGATCGGGCCGGAGCCGGAGCTGCTGGACCTGGTGATGGAGCGGTACGAGGAGGCGGTGAAGGGCGATCTGCGGATGAACTGCGACTCGTGCGTGTACCGGATCGCGCTGCCGGGCTTCGAGGACAAGGTGGGGCTGCCGCAGCAGCCGCACTTCCACCCGGACGACGACGGGCACGGACACGGGCACCACCATCATGGAGGGCACTCTCACTCCCATGCGCACTGA
- the cbiE gene encoding precorrin-6y C5,15-methyltransferase (decarboxylating) subunit CbiE — translation MITVVGTGTGAYGTRVPADAGLVVGARRHLDAVRLPEDAERVVLGPLAPALDTIAEYVGKERPVLVLASGDPGFFGIVRALAERFGPGLLDVRPGVSSVAAAFARIGLPWDDAVVVSAHGRDLRTAVNVCRARPKVAVLTGPGAGPAELGAALDGTCGERVLVVASALGDPEGERVERLTPAEAAARDWGTAVNVVLCLDGAHSPGPLRTVAGPPAGPSRWALQESEFAHRDSMITKFEVRALALARLGPRLGDLVWDVGAGSGSVAVECARLGAAVTAVEQTADGVERIRANAAAHAVDVSVVHGTAPEALAGLAEPNAVFVGGGGRALPEVVTACARRARRTVVVAVAALDRVPAVRGALAAAGLVCDGVLLQSSRLAPLPGDVTRLAATNPVFLLWGTRPPVRHEGVAE, via the coding sequence GTGATCACGGTGGTCGGCACGGGCACCGGGGCGTACGGCACCCGGGTGCCCGCGGACGCCGGGCTCGTCGTGGGCGCGCGGCGGCACCTGGACGCCGTACGGCTGCCGGAGGACGCCGAACGGGTGGTCCTGGGCCCGCTGGCGCCGGCGCTCGACACCATCGCGGAGTACGTCGGCAAGGAGCGCCCGGTGCTCGTGCTGGCCTCCGGGGACCCCGGATTCTTCGGGATCGTACGGGCGCTCGCCGAGCGGTTCGGGCCCGGGCTGCTGGACGTCCGCCCCGGTGTCTCCTCCGTGGCCGCCGCGTTCGCGCGGATCGGGCTGCCCTGGGACGACGCGGTGGTGGTCAGCGCGCACGGGCGGGATCTGCGCACGGCCGTGAACGTGTGCCGGGCGCGTCCGAAGGTCGCCGTGCTGACCGGGCCGGGGGCCGGGCCCGCCGAGCTGGGCGCCGCGCTGGACGGCACCTGCGGCGAGCGGGTGCTGGTCGTCGCCTCCGCGCTGGGCGACCCGGAGGGCGAGCGGGTGGAACGGCTCACGCCGGCCGAGGCCGCCGCCCGCGACTGGGGTACGGCGGTGAACGTGGTGCTGTGCCTGGACGGGGCGCACTCGCCCGGCCCTCTGCGCACGGTCGCGGGCCCGCCGGCCGGCCCGTCCCGATGGGCCCTGCAGGAGAGCGAGTTCGCCCACCGCGACTCGATGATCACCAAGTTCGAGGTGCGCGCCCTGGCGCTGGCCCGGCTCGGGCCGCGCCTCGGCGACCTGGTCTGGGACGTGGGCGCGGGCTCCGGTTCGGTCGCCGTGGAGTGCGCCCGGCTGGGCGCCGCCGTCACCGCCGTCGAGCAGACGGCCGACGGAGTGGAGCGGATCCGCGCCAACGCGGCGGCGCACGCCGTGGACGTGTCGGTGGTGCACGGAACCGCACCGGAGGCGCTGGCCGGGCTCGCAGAGCCCAACGCGGTGTTCGTCGGTGGCGGCGGGCGCGCGCTGCCCGAGGTCGTGACCGCGTGCGCGCGGCGGGCCCGGCGGACCGTCGTGGTCGCCGTGGCGGCCCTCGACCGGGTGCCGGCCGTGCGCGGGGCGCTGGCCGCCGCCGGGCTCGTGTGCGACGGCGTGCTGCTCCAGTCCTCGCGGCTCGCGCCGCTGCCGGGCGACGTGACCCGGCTCGCGGCCACCAACCCTGTTTTTCTGCTGTGGGGCACGCGGCCCCCGGTGCGACACGAAGGAGTGGCTGAGTGA
- a CDS encoding SCO1860 family LAETG-anchored protein, whose product MNGNNFRMSARRCASVAAATVLAAGPVTLIGAGSAHATGGQEGHASASVLRTGLDVSLVNKTVNVPLAVSLNEVEAPRSAQQTALTARLDGVDGGKPFSVIRADVAKTDATVSADKAEGFVELAHARIHVPGLPLLSLIEVDQVTSKATCEAGESPVASSNVLGSVKVLGKKVTLSAGGTTDVRVPGVGEVRLDLSKRETTSRTAAATALELKVSVNPLKLNVAEVEGTVTLARATCESPKAPEKEAAPPAEQGGDDKPQGTDDKPQGTEDKPQGGDKPQGGDDKPGSDDVKPQDAADVKPQTVSEKKTVDLAETGGSSVTPYLAAGSAVLLAAGGGALAVARRRRG is encoded by the coding sequence TTGAACGGCAACAACTTCCGCATGTCCGCCCGTCGTTGCGCCTCCGTCGCCGCGGCCACCGTGCTGGCCGCCGGGCCGGTGACGCTGATCGGCGCCGGGTCCGCGCACGCGACCGGCGGGCAGGAGGGTCACGCGAGCGCCTCCGTCCTGCGCACCGGGCTGGACGTGTCCCTGGTCAACAAGACGGTGAACGTCCCGCTCGCGGTCTCCCTCAACGAGGTCGAGGCACCGCGGAGCGCGCAGCAGACCGCGCTGACCGCGCGTCTCGACGGCGTCGACGGCGGAAAGCCCTTCAGCGTGATCCGCGCGGACGTGGCGAAGACCGACGCGACCGTCTCCGCGGACAAGGCGGAGGGCTTCGTCGAACTGGCCCACGCCCGCATCCATGTCCCCGGCCTGCCCCTGCTGTCCCTGATCGAGGTCGACCAGGTCACGTCCAAGGCGACCTGCGAGGCCGGCGAGTCCCCGGTCGCCAGCAGCAACGTCCTGGGCTCGGTGAAGGTGCTCGGCAAGAAGGTGACGCTGAGCGCCGGCGGCACGACCGACGTCCGCGTCCCCGGCGTCGGCGAGGTCCGCCTGGACCTGTCGAAGCGGGAGACGACCTCGAGGACGGCCGCCGCGACGGCCCTGGAGCTCAAGGTCTCCGTCAACCCGCTCAAGCTGAACGTGGCCGAGGTGGAGGGCACGGTCACCCTCGCCAGGGCGACCTGCGAGTCCCCGAAGGCTCCGGAGAAGGAGGCGGCCCCGCCCGCCGAACAGGGCGGCGACGACAAGCCCCAGGGGACCGACGACAAGCCTCAGGGGACCGAAGACAAGCCTCAGGGGGGCGACAAGCCCCAGGGCGGCGACGACAAGCCCGGAAGTGACGACGTCAAGCCCCAGGACGCCGCCGACGTGAAGCCGCAGACCGTCTCCGAGAAGAAGACCGTCGACCTGGCGGAGACGGGCGGCAGCTCCGTCACGCCGTACCTGGCGGCGGGCTCCGCCGTCCTGCTGGCGGCGGGGGGAGGCGCGCTGGCGGTTGCACGCCGGCGCCGCGGCTGA
- a CDS encoding MBL fold metallo-hydrolase, translating to MLGDVEIIRLVEWQGVYAPARTLVPGSSEQLWKENKGWLAPDHWCPDSDQAVVALQTWVLRSGGRTIVVDPGLGDGRERPGSPFHHWQSDFLDRLTRQAGVRPEDVDVVVNTHLHADHVGWNTMGPAGEWVPTFPNAQYLLPAADDFHFGPSNAYGNGLREDDRLIYEESIAPLHQAGQAVLWDGTHRIDARLTLESAPGHTPGSSVLRLDSGGERAVFVGDLMHSPVQILAPACSSCLCLDPVRAAAGRRRILERAAEAKELAIPAHFGGAGAVEVRRAGSGFTLGRWAAYQTR from the coding sequence GTGCTGGGAGATGTCGAGATCATCCGCCTCGTGGAGTGGCAGGGGGTGTACGCGCCGGCCCGCACGCTGGTCCCGGGCTCGTCGGAGCAGTTGTGGAAGGAGAACAAGGGCTGGCTCGCCCCGGACCACTGGTGTCCGGACAGCGATCAGGCGGTGGTCGCGCTGCAGACGTGGGTCCTGCGCAGCGGCGGCCGGACGATCGTGGTGGATCCGGGGCTGGGTGACGGCCGTGAGCGCCCTGGCTCGCCGTTCCACCACTGGCAGAGCGACTTCCTCGACCGGCTGACCCGGCAGGCCGGTGTCCGTCCGGAGGATGTGGACGTCGTGGTCAACACACACCTCCACGCCGATCACGTCGGCTGGAACACCATGGGGCCTGCGGGAGAGTGGGTGCCGACGTTCCCCAACGCCCAGTATCTGCTGCCCGCCGCCGACGACTTCCACTTCGGTCCGTCCAACGCGTACGGGAACGGGCTGCGCGAGGACGACCGGCTGATCTACGAGGAGAGCATCGCTCCCCTCCACCAGGCCGGACAGGCCGTGCTGTGGGACGGCACGCACCGCATCGACGCCCGCCTCACCCTGGAGTCGGCCCCGGGCCACACGCCCGGCTCGTCCGTCCTGCGGCTCGACTCCGGGGGCGAACGGGCGGTCTTCGTCGGCGACCTGATGCACAGCCCGGTACAGATCCTCGCCCCCGCGTGCAGTAGCTGCCTGTGCCTGGACCCGGTACGGGCGGCGGCCGGCCGTCGCCGGATACTCGAGCGAGCGGCCGAAGCGAAGGAGTTGGCCATCCCCGCACACTTCGGCGGCGCGGGAGCCGTGGAGGTCCGGCGCGCGGGGAGCGGGTTCACGCTCGGGCGGTGGGCGGCGTATCAGACGCGGTAG
- the cobM gene encoding precorrin-4 C(11)-methyltransferase — translation MAVAPTGKVTFVGAGPGAADLLTFRAARAIAEADVVIWAASLVQAEVLQHAREDAEILDSAALSLEDVVAVYERAHAEGLKVARVHSGDPALWGGTQEQLDRCADIGIATEVVPGVSSFSAVAALARRELTIPEVAQSVVLTRLGGGKTPMPPGEEVREFARHGTTMAVFLSAARSGQLVRELLEGGYPTSTPVVVAYQATWPEELVVTCTVGTLEETVKEHKLWKHTLFLVGPALAAQGTRSHLYHPGHFHGHRKADPEARRALRARGAST, via the coding sequence ATGGCCGTTGCCCCGACCGGCAAGGTGACCTTCGTCGGTGCCGGCCCCGGCGCCGCCGACCTGCTGACGTTCCGGGCGGCCCGCGCGATCGCCGAGGCCGACGTGGTGATCTGGGCGGCCAGCCTGGTGCAGGCCGAGGTGCTCCAGCACGCGCGCGAGGACGCGGAGATCCTGGACTCGGCGGCCCTGTCCCTGGAGGACGTCGTCGCCGTGTACGAGCGGGCGCACGCGGAGGGGCTGAAAGTGGCCCGTGTCCACTCCGGCGACCCGGCGCTGTGGGGCGGCACGCAGGAGCAGCTCGACCGGTGCGCGGACATCGGCATCGCGACGGAGGTCGTGCCCGGTGTCTCGTCCTTCTCGGCCGTGGCCGCGCTGGCGCGGCGCGAGCTGACGATCCCGGAGGTCGCGCAGTCGGTCGTGCTGACCCGGCTCGGTGGCGGGAAAACGCCCATGCCGCCCGGCGAGGAGGTGCGCGAGTTCGCCCGGCACGGCACCACCATGGCGGTGTTCCTGTCGGCGGCCCGCAGCGGCCAGCTCGTGCGGGAGCTGCTGGAGGGCGGCTACCCGACGTCCACGCCGGTCGTGGTCGCCTACCAGGCGACCTGGCCGGAGGAGCTGGTCGTCACGTGCACGGTCGGCACGCTGGAGGAGACGGTCAAGGAGCACAAGCTCTGGAAGCACACGCTGTTCCTGGTCGGACCGGCCCTCGCCGCCCAAGGCACCCGTTCGCACCTGTACCACCCCGGGCACTTCCACGGCCACCGCAAGGCCGACCCCGAGGCCCGCAGGGCCCTGCGCGCGCGGGGTGCGAGCACGTGA